The following proteins are co-located in the Siansivirga zeaxanthinifaciens CC-SAMT-1 genome:
- the rimO gene encoding 30S ribosomal protein S12 methylthiotransferase RimO produces the protein MRTKSLKKNRINVVTLGCSKNVYDSEVLMGQLKASGKDVVHEEEGNIVVINTCGFINNAKEESINTILEFMQKKEDGEVDKVFVTGCLSERYKPDLEKEIPNVDQYFGTTELPGLLKALGADYKHELIGERLTTTPKNYAYLKIAEGCDRPCSFCAIPLMRGKHKSTPIEDLVTEAEKLAAKGVKELILIAQDLTYYGLDLYKKRNLAELLEALVKVEGIEWIRLHYAFPTGFPMDVLDVMNREPKICNYLDIPLQHISDAILKSMRRGTTKEKTTKLLQEFRAAVPDITIRTTLIVGYPGETEADYQILKQWVKDMRFERLGCFTYSHEENTHAYTLEDDVPEEVKQERANEIMEIQSQISWELNQQKIGKTFKVVIDRKEGNYFVGRTEFDSPDVDNEVLIDATTTYLKTGEFATVKITDAADFDLYAEVIS, from the coding sequence ATGCGAACAAAATCTCTTAAAAAAAACAGAATAAATGTAGTAACGCTTGGTTGTAGTAAAAACGTTTACGACAGCGAAGTTTTAATGGGGCAATTAAAAGCCAGTGGTAAGGATGTAGTTCATGAAGAAGAAGGTAATATTGTTGTAATTAATACTTGTGGGTTTATTAATAACGCCAAAGAAGAAAGTATTAATACCATTTTGGAATTTATGCAAAAAAAGGAGGATGGAGAAGTAGATAAAGTGTTCGTTACTGGCTGTCTTTCTGAAAGATATAAGCCAGATTTAGAAAAGGAAATACCCAATGTAGATCAGTATTTTGGTACTACAGAATTACCAGGTTTATTAAAAGCTTTGGGTGCCGATTATAAACATGAATTAATTGGAGAGCGTTTAACAACAACCCCAAAAAATTATGCATATTTAAAGATTGCCGAAGGTTGCGATCGTCCTTGTAGTTTTTGCGCCATTCCTTTAATGCGCGGAAAACACAAGAGTACACCAATAGAAGATTTAGTTACAGAGGCAGAAAAATTAGCTGCTAAAGGTGTAAAAGAATTGATATTAATTGCACAAGACTTAACCTATTACGGACTCGATTTATACAAAAAACGTAATCTGGCAGAATTACTTGAAGCGCTTGTTAAAGTTGAAGGTATCGAATGGATTCGTTTGCATTATGCTTTTCCAACAGGTTTTCCTATGGATGTTTTAGATGTTATGAATCGCGAGCCTAAAATTTGTAATTATTTAGATATTCCGCTTCAACACATTTCTGATGCTATTTTAAAAAGTATGCGCCGCGGAACTACCAAGGAGAAAACTACCAAGTTACTTCAAGAGTTTAGAGCAGCGGTTCCAGATATAACGATTCGTACCACTTTAATTGTTGGTTATCCGGGTGAAACGGAAGCCGATTATCAAATCTTAAAACAATGGGTTAAAGACATGCGTTTTGAGCGTCTGGGTTGTTTTACTTATAGTCATGAAGAAAACACACATGCCTACACCTTAGAGGATGATGTGCCTGAAGAAGTAAAGCAAGAACGTGCCAATGAAATTATGGAAATTCAATCGCAAATATCTTGGGAATTAAATCAGCAAAAAATTGGTAAAACGTTTAAAGTCGTTATCGATAGAAAAGAAGGTAATTACTTTGTAGGTCGTACAGAATTTGATTCGCCAGATGTTGATAATGAAGTGCTTATTGATGCTACAACCACATATTTAAAAACAGGAGAATTTGCAACGGTGAAAATTACTGATGCTGCAGATTTCGATTTATACGCCGAAGTAATTAGTTGA
- a CDS encoding superoxide dismutase family protein, with amino-acid sequence MKNLSILALVLAISLSSCKQTKKEVEVTETEITEPQPAIAKTFTIKLEPKSDSNVSGTAVFTEENGSISMLATLTGLEPGTHAIHVHESSDCSSPDGKSTGGHWNPTNQPHGKWGAETGYHKGDIGNFTADENGMATIKFSTTEWCIGCDDNTKNILGKAIIVHAGTDDFTTQPTGDAGGRVSCGGIIE; translated from the coding sequence ATGAAAAATTTAAGTATTCTAGCCTTGGTGTTAGCCATAAGTTTAAGCTCTTGTAAACAAACAAAAAAAGAAGTTGAAGTAACTGAAACAGAAATTACAGAACCTCAACCAGCAATTGCAAAAACTTTTACAATTAAATTAGAACCTAAAAGCGATAGTAATGTTTCGGGAACCGCCGTATTTACAGAAGAAAACGGCAGCATAAGTATGTTAGCAACCTTAACAGGCTTAGAGCCAGGAACGCATGCCATCCACGTACACGAATCGTCGGATTGTTCTTCGCCAGATGGAAAATCGACTGGTGGGCACTGGAATCCAACCAACCAACCACATGGTAAATGGGGAGCAGAAACTGGATACCACAAAGGTGATATTGGAAATTTCACAGCAGATGAAAACGGTATGGCAACCATCAAGTTTTCTACCACCGAATGGTGTATTGGTTGTGATGACAATACAAAAAATATTTTAGGAAAAGCTATTATTGTGCATGCAGGAACCGATGATTTCACAACGCAACCTACCGGAGACGCAGGAGGCCGTGTAAGCTGTGGCGGTATTATTGAATAA
- a CDS encoding RNA polymerase sigma factor, with translation MQLELLIEKFQQKDEKAFEALYNMYRDSMQGVIFNIVRDQDIAEEVMQDVFIKAWHNADNYSAKKGRFFTWILNIARNAAIDKTRSKNYKKSKQNLDSDFFVDIIESNDNLDHSTDAIGIGKFVSKLAEKCKAVIELLYFKGYTQTEASEALNMPIGTIKTRNRNCINELRNLVLN, from the coding sequence ATGCAATTAGAACTTTTAATAGAAAAATTTCAGCAAAAAGACGAGAAAGCTTTTGAAGCTTTATATAATATGTATCGAGATAGCATGCAAGGTGTTATTTTTAATATTGTTAGAGACCAAGATATTGCTGAAGAAGTTATGCAAGATGTATTTATAAAGGCATGGCATAATGCCGATAACTACTCTGCAAAAAAAGGTCGGTTTTTTACTTGGATTTTAAACATTGCGCGCAATGCTGCCATAGATAAAACAAGATCTAAGAATTATAAAAAATCAAAACAAAACCTTGATTCCGATTTTTTCGTAGATATAATTGAAAGCAATGATAATCTAGACCATTCTACCGACGCCATTGGTATTGGAAAATTTGTTTCGAAACTTGCCGAAAAATGTAAAGCAGTTATTGAACTTTTATATTTTAAAGGGTACACACAAACCGAAGCTTCTGAAGCTTTGAATATGCCAATAGGTACCATTAAAACTAGAAACAGAAACTGCATTAATGAATTAAGAAACTTGGTATTAAATTAA
- a CDS encoding MBOAT family O-acyltransferase — MNRIHDIFTFSEAFPLIFTQANFWIFFACVYFVFALVYKKIALRNSYLFLISLFFYYKTSGLFIGILIFSTLVDYTIGKGIYKSDNPVKRYVLVTLSVVINLTVLCYFKYAYFFTDSFNALFNTDYKVINTLAQWGNTLSNQNYFTVDKIILPVGISFYTFQTISYSVDIFRRKIKPLKSILDFGFYVSFFPQLVAGPIVRAENFVEQIGEPTKITKSDFDSGTFMILKGLIKKMIFADFIAMHFLDRVFDAPEMFSGFTNMMAMIGYSLQIYGDFSGYTDIAIGLALLMGFKLPVNFNSPYKAINAGDFWKRWHISLSTWLRDYLYIPLGGNRQGTAASYIILFIIIIGVLIAFGNIQIQITVLVLALLIYIWSIFNHKVKNHINTNINVMLTMLIGGLWHGASWKFVIWGGLNGLGILVYKYWRKISPYENLNNFGVRIWKILITFIFITFTRIYFRGESMAHITRFYNQIANNMDWSHALDILQNYQAVFWVMLLGYITHWLPQPIKNKIESTYANSPMALKVLSAVCLGIICYQAFSSDFQPFIYFQF, encoded by the coding sequence ATGAATAGAATACATGATATATTCACGTTTTCGGAAGCCTTTCCGTTAATTTTTACCCAAGCAAATTTTTGGATATTCTTTGCCTGTGTATATTTTGTTTTTGCTTTAGTTTATAAAAAAATAGCTCTTAGAAATAGCTATCTGTTTTTAATATCGCTTTTCTTTTACTATAAAACCAGTGGCTTATTTATTGGCATTTTAATATTTTCTACGCTTGTAGATTATACCATTGGCAAGGGTATTTACAAAAGTGACAATCCTGTAAAAAGGTATGTTTTAGTAACGCTAAGTGTGGTAATTAACCTAACCGTTTTATGTTATTTTAAATACGCCTACTTTTTTACAGATTCATTTAATGCGCTTTTTAATACCGATTATAAAGTAATAAATACGCTGGCTCAATGGGGAAACACCTTAAGCAACCAGAATTATTTTACAGTAGATAAAATTATATTACCGGTAGGAATTTCATTTTACACCTTTCAAACAATAAGTTATAGTGTCGATATTTTTAGAAGAAAAATTAAACCATTAAAATCTATTTTAGATTTTGGTTTTTATGTGAGTTTCTTTCCGCAATTGGTGGCGGGCCCCATTGTTCGTGCCGAAAATTTCGTAGAACAAATTGGTGAGCCTACAAAAATAACGAAGTCCGATTTCGATTCTGGTACGTTCATGATTTTAAAAGGACTCATAAAGAAAATGATTTTTGCCGATTTTATAGCGATGCATTTTTTAGATCGGGTTTTTGATGCTCCCGAGATGTTCTCTGGTTTTACAAATATGATGGCCATGATAGGATATTCACTTCAAATTTATGGCGATTTTTCGGGCTATACAGATATCGCTATTGGTCTTGCTTTACTTATGGGCTTCAAATTACCTGTAAACTTTAATTCACCTTATAAAGCTATAAATGCCGGAGATTTTTGGAAACGTTGGCACATTTCGTTATCCACTTGGTTACGCGATTATTTATACATTCCGTTAGGAGGAAATCGCCAAGGTACAGCAGCCTCTTACATTATTCTATTTATAATTATTATTGGGGTTTTAATCGCTTTTGGAAATATTCAAATTCAAATTACAGTTTTAGTTCTTGCCTTATTAATATATATATGGTCTATATTTAACCACAAAGTAAAAAACCATATAAATACCAATATAAACGTTATGTTAACCATGCTTATAGGTGGTTTATGGCATGGCGCCTCTTGGAAGTTTGTTATTTGGGGAGGTTTAAATGGTTTAGGTATTTTGGTTTATAAATATTGGAGAAAAATAAGTCCGTATGAAAACCTAAATAATTTTGGGGTTAGAATTTGGAAAATTTTAATCACCTTCATTTTTATAACCTTTACCCGTATTTATTTTAGAGGTGAAAGCATGGCGCATATAACCAGATTTTACAATCAAATAGCCAATAATATGGATTGGTCGCATGCCTTAGACATTTTACAAAATTATCAAGCTGTTTTTTGGGTTATGCTTTTAGGTTATATTACACATTGGTTACCACAACCCATAAAAAACAAAATTGAAAGCACTTATGCCAATAGCCCCATGGCATTAAAAGTATTATCGGCGGTATGTTTAGGTATTATTTGTTATCAGGCATTTTCGAGTGATTTTCAACCATTTATTTATTTTCAGTTTTAA
- a CDS encoding SGNH/GDSL hydrolase family protein, with product MNYQPKKIAFFIIISLLLLFLVTKLSKANELTNGKIQDGFVIGSTVVKFPTTETFLMNETALKEEKIKTVDSILNNIEVVVENQEETTEIKEDLVKPEKQPFIPTLPDFNKIDTSKIRRINYPEDKAAFLNQLKTNLQSGSCRIIHYGDSQIEGDRMSAYIRNRLQNLYNGKGPGFIPIVQAYEHISAVVTPSENWTRHAYFNPRETKFTHKKYGVYNSFSRFTPLYTREKDSLIFDSLPSVQATIKISPSKKSFSNLRSFTNIGLHYGNATAPTTINVYNGETLVKSGNLITDGNYHNFKIILPTTPESLRIELESIISPDFYGVTLDGSEGVSLDNVAMRGSSGTVFSGTSDSNFSQMLNELNPKIVIMQYGGNTVPYLKDSTSVDNYSRYLQNHINWIKRKTSKTNFIFIGPSDMTTTENGQLRTYKLLPYLNKKLLEMCTSNNVAYWSMYDAMGGENSMQHWVDQKLAGTDYTHFTMSGNKLISELFFMSLYLDLTKK from the coding sequence ATGAACTATCAACCAAAGAAAATTGCTTTTTTTATCATAATATCTTTACTTCTGCTGTTTTTAGTTACCAAATTGAGTAAAGCTAACGAGTTAACCAATGGTAAAATACAAGACGGCTTCGTTATAGGCAGTACGGTGGTTAAATTCCCTACTACCGAAACATTTTTAATGAATGAAACCGCTTTAAAGGAAGAAAAAATTAAAACGGTTGACAGTATTTTGAATAATATTGAAGTGGTGGTTGAAAATCAGGAAGAAACAACCGAAATCAAAGAAGATCTTGTTAAACCTGAAAAACAACCTTTCATTCCTACACTACCCGATTTTAATAAAATTGATACTTCTAAAATACGCCGCATCAATTACCCCGAAGACAAAGCTGCTTTCTTGAATCAACTTAAAACCAATCTTCAAAGTGGTAGTTGTCGTATTATTCATTACGGTGATTCTCAAATAGAAGGCGATCGAATGTCAGCATATATACGAAACAGACTTCAGAACCTATATAATGGTAAGGGCCCCGGATTTATACCTATTGTTCAGGCTTACGAGCATATTAGTGCTGTGGTTACACCTTCTGAGAATTGGACACGCCACGCGTATTTCAACCCAAGAGAAACTAAATTCACTCATAAAAAGTATGGTGTCTATAATTCGTTTTCTCGCTTTACGCCTTTATATACCAGAGAAAAAGACAGTTTAATTTTCGATTCATTACCTTCTGTCCAAGCTACTATTAAAATTTCTCCTTCAAAAAAATCATTTAGCAATTTAAGAAGTTTTACCAATATTGGTCTGCATTATGGAAATGCAACTGCACCAACAACCATTAATGTTTACAATGGTGAGACTTTAGTTAAGAGCGGAAATTTAATTACAGATGGAAATTACCATAATTTTAAAATAATATTACCAACAACACCCGAAAGCTTACGCATTGAATTAGAAAGCATCATTAGTCCCGATTTTTACGGAGTAACACTAGACGGAAGCGAAGGTGTTTCATTAGATAATGTGGCCATGCGAGGATCGTCTGGTACGGTGTTTTCAGGCACCAGCGACAGTAATTTTTCTCAAATGCTAAACGAGCTAAATCCTAAAATAGTTATTATGCAATATGGTGGCAACACGGTACCGTATTTAAAAGACTCGACTTCGGTAGATAATTACTCGAGATATTTACAAAATCATATTAATTGGATTAAACGAAAAACAAGCAAGACAAATTTTATTTTTATAGGCCCAAGTGATATGACCACCACCGAAAACGGCCAGCTGCGCACCTATAAACTGCTTCCTTATTTAAATAAAAAACTTTTAGAAATGTGTACGTCGAATAACGTGGCTTATTGGAGTATGTACGATGCCATGGGTGGCGAAAATTCTATGCAACATTGGGTAGACCAAAAACTGGCAGGAACAGACTACACGCATTTTACTATGTCGGGAAATAAATTAATTTCCGAATTATTTTTCATGTCCCTTTATCTAGACCTTACCAAAAAATAA
- a CDS encoding serine hydrolase domain-containing protein has protein sequence MKKHLIFVLISFTLILSCSKDDNPLDTNINDESIYFPPINSSSWETKSISELGWNQNALAPLLNYLETKHTKGFIILHNGKIVVEAYFNNHSASKIWYWASAGKTLTTAVSGIAQNEGFININNKVSTYLGTGWTSAPLEKENLITCKNLLSMNSGLDDTAGDVVSPENLKYIADAGTRWAYHNVYVKMQDVIAASSKQTWTNYFNLKLRDKIGMTGNWIDLNSLSVYWSDTRSMARFGLLTYAKGKWETTQIVPELFLNEATNTSQNINEAYGYLWWLNGKSTYHLPQTQFEFKGSLIPDAPQDMYAALGKNDQKLYIVPSKKLVIVRMGDVADGENFALSNFDNDLWKKINDLIRHYPVKCVS, from the coding sequence ATGAAAAAGCATCTTATTTTTGTACTTATAAGTTTTACTTTAATTTTAAGCTGTTCAAAAGATGACAATCCCCTAGATACCAATATTAATGATGAATCTATTTATTTTCCGCCTATAAACTCGAGTTCTTGGGAAACAAAATCCATATCAGAATTAGGTTGGAACCAAAACGCCTTAGCACCATTATTAAATTATTTAGAAACTAAACACACCAAAGGTTTTATTATTTTACACAACGGAAAAATTGTTGTTGAAGCTTATTTTAATAACCATAGTGCAAGTAAAATTTGGTATTGGGCAAGTGCCGGCAAGACGTTAACTACTGCTGTATCTGGTATTGCACAAAATGAAGGTTTTATAAATATAAATAACAAAGTATCTACTTACCTTGGAACGGGTTGGACTAGCGCTCCTTTGGAAAAAGAAAATTTAATAACTTGTAAAAACCTTCTTTCTATGAATTCGGGCTTAGATGATACTGCAGGTGATGTGGTCTCGCCTGAAAACCTAAAATACATTGCCGATGCTGGCACACGATGGGCATATCATAATGTATATGTTAAAATGCAAGATGTTATTGCTGCATCAAGTAAACAAACCTGGACCAACTATTTTAACCTGAAATTGAGAGATAAAATAGGCATGACTGGTAACTGGATAGATTTAAATAGTTTAAGCGTTTACTGGAGCGACACCCGAAGCATGGCACGTTTTGGATTATTAACCTATGCCAAAGGGAAATGGGAAACCACACAAATTGTTCCCGAATTGTTTTTAAATGAAGCTACCAATACCTCACAAAATATTAACGAAGCTTATGGTTACTTATGGTGGTTAAACGGAAAATCTACTTATCATTTACCGCAAACTCAATTTGAATTTAAGGGGAGTCTAATACCTGATGCGCCTCAAGACATGTATGCCGCTTTGGGTAAAAACGACCAAAAATTATATATCGTACCTAGTAAAAAACTGGTAATTGTTAGAATGGGTGATGTTGCCGATGGTGAAAATTTTGCTTTATCTAATTTCGATAATGATTTATGGAAAAAAATAAATGATTTGATAAGACACTATCCCGTAAAGTGTGTAAGTTAA
- a CDS encoding anti-sigma factor, whose amino-acid sequence MDTKAYIESGILELYVAGALSEKENEEVFNLMLQYPEILQEVLEIESAVLKLTASVSPKSNKNNILDAIKKELGFTSNTSKIIPITKPKYNWITYTGWAASIVLGVGLLYTVNQNKTLQSNVQIAETKQALLETQIANSKNSLEEANTLISVLRDDNITKITLAGQANFESTYAKVYWDKNAGRIFLDAQGLPEPPEGKVYQVWSLKLSPLTPTSLGTIDDFKTDENKIFEIKNANESEAFGITLEPAGGSETPTMEQLYTLGVV is encoded by the coding sequence ATGGACACAAAAGCATACATAGAATCTGGAATTTTGGAACTATATGTTGCAGGAGCACTTTCTGAAAAAGAAAATGAAGAAGTGTTTAATCTCATGCTACAATACCCCGAAATACTTCAGGAAGTACTGGAAATTGAATCTGCCGTTTTAAAATTGACAGCCTCTGTTTCTCCAAAATCGAATAAAAACAACATTCTAGACGCTATTAAAAAAGAGCTAGGTTTTACAAGTAATACAAGTAAAATTATACCAATTACAAAACCTAAATACAACTGGATTACCTATACTGGTTGGGCAGCTTCTATAGTGCTTGGTGTTGGCTTGCTCTATACTGTTAATCAGAATAAAACACTACAATCTAATGTACAAATAGCGGAAACAAAACAAGCGCTTTTAGAGACTCAAATTGCCAATTCTAAAAACAGCCTTGAAGAAGCTAATACGTTAATAAGTGTTTTAAGAGACGATAATATTACTAAAATAACGCTGGCCGGACAAGCTAATTTTGAAAGCACCTATGCCAAAGTATATTGGGATAAAAATGCAGGTCGTATATTTTTAGACGCACAAGGTTTACCGGAACCTCCAGAAGGTAAGGTTTATCAAGTATGGTCTTTAAAACTAAGCCCATTAACACCTACAAGTTTAGGTACTATTGATGATTTTAAAACCGATGAAAACAAAATCTTCGAAATTAAAAACGCTAACGAAAGTGAGGCCTTCGGTATTACGTTAGAACCTGCTGGTGGTAGCGAAACACCTACTATGGAACAACTTTACACCTTAGGTGTTGTGTAA
- a CDS encoding peptidoglycan DD-metalloendopeptidase family protein, protein MEIFNFSAFLQDYFKTSYHVLDSSIQKKDYVSLDLSVKNQALECFDFSVSNNLNTYINTFLFERNAKVAFGGYLEKRNLYKRSNYFNDNTLENERNIHLGIDLWCPAQTPIFSLFNATVHSFKNNTQFGDYGPTIILCHHINEVVFYTLYGHLSLESIANLEIGQVFKQNQQIGALGESQVNGDYPPHLHFQIIKDLQGNFGDYPGVCNESQVDFYKINCPDPNLILKL, encoded by the coding sequence TTGGAAATATTTAATTTTTCGGCATTTTTACAAGATTATTTTAAAACATCCTATCACGTTTTAGATTCCTCTATTCAAAAAAAAGATTATGTTTCTTTGGACTTATCTGTTAAAAATCAAGCGCTTGAATGTTTTGATTTTTCTGTTTCCAACAATTTGAATACTTATATAAATACTTTTCTGTTTGAGAGAAATGCTAAAGTTGCCTTTGGTGGTTATTTAGAAAAACGCAATTTGTATAAGAGAAGTAATTATTTTAACGATAACACCTTAGAAAACGAACGCAATATCCATTTGGGTATCGATTTATGGTGTCCAGCACAAACACCTATTTTCTCTCTGTTTAATGCTACCGTGCACAGTTTTAAAAATAACACACAATTTGGCGATTACGGGCCAACCATTATTTTGTGCCATCATATAAACGAGGTTGTGTTTTACACACTTTATGGCCATTTAAGTTTAGAATCTATAGCCAATTTAGAAATAGGGCAGGTGTTTAAACAAAACCAACAAATTGGTGCCTTAGGCGAATCTCAGGTAAATGGCGATTATCCGCCCCATTTACATTTTCAAATTATTAAAGATTTACAGGGTAATTTTGGTGATTATCCAGGTGTTTGTAACGAGTCACAAGTCGATTTTTATAAAATAAATTGTCCAGATCCCAATCTTATTTTAAAATTATAA
- a CDS encoding GDSL-type esterase/lipase family protein, producing MKHLLIAFFILMNFHFCLAQHYVLDSIKPTLGHLINFEANRLHYVNESPQFKVMFEKLNRIYNGAPEKFHIFHIGGSHIQADIYSNKLRTYFHNSGLNMQGQRGFVFPYHLAHTNNPINYRIEADKSKWTGYRCSISKDSIAWGLAGITAAFREKADTIYIKSNYRNYTKNKYDFNKLRIFCNTWKDDYQLKFLDSTLVASESINKASFYKEYQLTKTLDSVAVAITLKDTTTVNPEFLFMGLEYMNDNPGIEYTSIGVNGASFNKYNRCAFFENQFNLYKPDLFIISIGTNDAYMPPADFNADEFRLNYEAFIWMIQRNNPDCAILLTVPNDDYYKRKKPNPNTKIQEQIILELGQKYHMAVWNLFDIMGGLGSSNKWYKNKLMPKDRIHFTYLGYDIKADLFLEAFVEAWATSTYQNPEILMHNFKTLDE from the coding sequence ATGAAACACCTACTAATTGCTTTTTTTATTCTAATGAACTTTCATTTTTGTTTGGCGCAACATTATGTGTTAGACAGCATTAAACCTACGTTGGGTCATTTAATAAATTTTGAGGCTAACAGGCTTCATTACGTAAATGAATCGCCTCAATTTAAAGTTATGTTTGAAAAATTAAATAGAATATACAACGGGGCTCCAGAAAAATTTCACATTTTTCATATTGGAGGTTCTCACATTCAAGCAGATATTTATTCTAATAAATTACGAACCTATTTTCATAACAGCGGTCTCAATATGCAAGGCCAACGCGGATTCGTATTCCCCTATCATTTAGCACATACAAACAACCCCATAAATTACAGAATTGAAGCCGACAAATCTAAATGGACAGGCTATCGATGTTCCATTTCAAAAGATAGCATTGCGTGGGGCTTAGCTGGTATTACGGCTGCTTTTCGTGAAAAAGCAGATACTATTTACATAAAATCTAACTATAGAAATTACACCAAAAACAAATACGATTTTAACAAGCTAAGAATTTTCTGCAACACCTGGAAAGACGACTATCAATTAAAATTCTTGGATAGTACGTTGGTAGCTTCAGAAAGTATTAACAAGGCATCTTTTTATAAAGAATATCAACTTACAAAAACCTTAGATTCGGTTGCTGTGGCGATTACATTAAAAGATACTACCACCGTTAACCCGGAATTTTTGTTTATGGGCTTAGAGTATATGAATGATAACCCAGGCATTGAATATACCAGTATTGGCGTTAATGGAGCGAGTTTTAACAAATACAACCGCTGCGCGTTTTTCGAAAATCAGTTTAATTTATACAAACCCGATTTATTTATTATTTCCATCGGAACAAATGATGCCTACATGCCACCAGCCGATTTTAATGCTGACGAATTTAGGCTTAATTATGAAGCATTTATTTGGATGATTCAGCGAAACAACCCGGATTGTGCTATTTTACTAACGGTTCCAAACGATGATTATTACAAACGCAAAAAACCAAATCCTAATACTAAAATTCAAGAACAAATTATTTTAGAATTGGGCCAAAAATATCACATGGCCGTTTGGAATTTATTTGATATTATGGGGGGCTTAGGCTCATCAAACAAATGGTATAAAAATAAATTAATGCCCAAAGACCGCATTCATTTTACCTATTTAGGCTACGACATTAAAGCCGATTTATTTTTAGAAGCTTTTGTTGAAGCATGGGCGACATCAACCTACCAGAATCCAGAAATTTTAATGCATAATTTCAAAACATTAGATGAATAG